Within Sorghum bicolor cultivar BTx623 chromosome 2, Sorghum_bicolor_NCBIv3, whole genome shotgun sequence, the genomic segment ATCTGGATCAGCGCCAGCATCTAGGAGTCTCCTCACGATGGGTAGATGATTTCTCCAGGTTGCAAGGTGGAGTGCACTAAGGCCAAATGCATTTCTACCATCAATATTCCCACCACTccttttcaacaaggccaaagcAGATTCTACTTCAGCTATTGACCCTTGTTTGGAAACAAGGCACAGATCCTTAAGAGAGCTTCCAGGAGAAGGTTTGCGGATAGCTGATTGCTTTGATGTGCCTGGTGGAGATATCGAAGTCTCCATGAAATTTCAGGAACACACACAGTATCTACATGATTATTGAGGTAAAtaagtactccatcaaaataacATTAGAAACCATTTTTCCCCTAAATGTGATATAGTACCTGAAAGAGCAGGCCAACTGCTGAACTTCTTCGCACTATCTGGACTGTTTCTTACTGCTAATGTTACAGCTGATGTTGTTCTTAGTAGAAGTACAGTTCTGGTGTAATTACAATTGTATATCTACCAGGAGAAATGCTTAAGTGGACATCATCTCCATTATCTAAGATAGTTTCCCTATGCTAAGAAACTACCCACATAACCTAAAATAGCATGATGCTATATCTTCATTTTGagtaaaattattattattagagaGCCGCGAGCTACAAGGCCATTGCCACGCCGAGACTTGATGCTAATTAGAGAACCACTAAAGAGTATACATCAACCTGCATGATGAGTAAAATGGAGGCAGATGAGTAAACGATATAATGCGGGAAATTACAATGTCATTAAAATAATGATTTAATGAATGCTCTGAATTATATGCCTGATAACTGGAAAATGAACTAGTTTTTAAGAAATGCAAAAACAATCAATCATACAAAATGAAATTGACATCGCGCCATTAGAGAATGCACATCCAAGTTTAAGAATGAATTTGCAACATGGAAAAATTACATTGCTGATTGTCAAGCATAAACACAACATTTCTGATAAGAATAAGAAGTCTAACTTCAACAAAAGGTAAACACCTACCTTCAAGTCTTGGGATTACGCATCTTATGCAATTCTATATTATCAATCAAAAGTTGACCTACCACAGCAAACTTATAAATATGCACCCAACTTGATAGAGAAATAGAACTCCGACCTGTGCTTTTGCAATCATGGTCTTATTTCGCAGAAAAGGAATCATATCTAGCGCTGATGTGAATGATAAACTAACACATCCATTATAGTATCAAGACCGTGGAATGGCACAGGTGGGTAAAAATGGAACATCACTAGTAACATTTCTTAGTCTGTAGCATCGAACATGGGAGTCAAGTCGGTAAcagtgaaaaaaaaacaaagaaagaaatcaAAACAAAAACGAAAGACATGCTTGTAAAATGCCCCCAACCACCATAAACGCATTTAATTAGCATACATACATGGTATTAAATTAACACAGGGTAGAATGTCTAACAAATACTACTTGAGATTAATAACGTATCATCGATATCAATTCAGAACTCAACCATAAATTCCCCATAGACAACAATACGATACACACTGCACGATCCTTCTCAGGACGAACTGAACAAATCCGCGCAAATCCCCGAAACAAATTGCAAGTAATAGCACTCCAGCACGCTGTGAAACAACTGGACGGCCGGAAGCATCCAGCAATCCAGCTCCAGGAAGAAAAGATTTGGTTTTGACCGCTCGCGACAACACAGAAGATCCCCGCGAAACATCATGAGCAAAGCAATCAGAGATGGGGCATCCTTACCAGCAAAAGAAATAATCCGGATTGCTGGATCTGAAGAGCGTGCAGAGGTTGGGGGGAAGAAAAGGAATGGCGGCCTCTGGATTGGACCTCCCCTGCACAGGCTCCTCAAGAACGCATCTTTGGCTCTTCGCCCCGGCTCTCCTCCCTACCTATCTCTCTCCCTCGCTAGGCTCCGTGAGGGAGGGCACGCTGCGTTTATCAGGGGAGGGTCAGGTACTACGGGATCTCCGGGACGGGAATATGCCTCCGGCTCCGGGGCTCCGCCGCAGGAACTGTTTTTTTTTCCCTCGTGTGTGTGATCTTCTTGGGCTGGGAGTATTttgaggagaggagagggagagagagatacGGTGATTATACGTGAACGGAATTTTGAGATCATATACACGGTATGGTATGTGATCGGAAAATAAGACGTGGAGTGGGGAAACGAGTTTGTTTGTTGGTTGGATTttagttaggtcttgtttagttccaaaaaattttggaaaatcgacactgtagcacttttgtttgtatttaacaaatattgtccaatcatggactaactaggctcaaaagaatcgtctcgtcaattccgaccaaactgtgtaattagtttttattttcgtctatatttaatacttcatacatgtgcttaaagatttgatgtgacagagaatctgaaaaattttgtaaattttttttgaaataaacaaggtctagcttcttcttttctttttgttatgGCCCCTAGTTTATTGACAATTGATGTAGGTAGCCTCCGAGGAGGATGTCCTCAAGACCACAACAGAAACTCTATTCTTCCAACATAAATTAAGCCATGGGTTATGTTTTCTCTTTGTGAATTACATGCTAGGGATGTGGACGTTCACATCAACAGCCCTTATTAACGTAATATGCAAATCCTACCTCTATAACTATCTATTTATCAAAGAGACTAAGTGGGTAGATTCTAGATTAAACAAGTTGCTACACATCTTGCTATTGACGTATGTGTCGTCCGCCACTGAAAAAATAACAACATTAAATTTTAAAAGTAAATCGATAAAAGACAAAACCTATATTGTGCCCTAAATTTCTAAGTGATATACTGTGTTTATATTTAACAGTCTACACAGAAAAATGAAAACAAGTAAGGGAAAAATGGAAATTTACAGAAAGTATGGTGGCTAGTAACAGGTTACAACTACTAATTAATttttcaattgatattcacaaaTTCATATGATGGAACATTTTCATCTAGGTTTAAATTGTTAACTTGATGCATGCGGGTGtccatattttttttgaattattaAAAAAATCTAACAGCATTGTTTTTTCGATGGTAATGTGTGCTTATCAACAACAAGACGTTTGTGATGACTTTGTTAATCTTAAGATCTTTCGATCCCGTGTGCTTCCGCATAGATGCATTAACAAAAGATTTAGGCTTGCATATATTATTTAGATATATAATAATTTTTGTTCCTGTGTTACCAATAAAGATCTTGTTTTTTCTCTTAAATATAGTATACAACAAAAAGATTAGGGTTCATGAAATACTCTAGTACtctctccatttcaaattataaatcatttcaagaatcttggagagtcaaaaaaaatgtaataatacttagtttgtatcataataataattattttatcatataaatttgattaaacttaagataatttgactcttcaagatttttgaaatgatttatattttgagatggagggagtagctagCTAGCAACAAGAAAGggaagcgagaaagaaagctttctcttgtcatgccaaggccaagaagctccaagaacggGTTGCTTCATCGTCGTAATTCGTCGAGACTACGATGCCTTGCATGTAAAACTGCCGTTTTTTTGTTCGCTTCAACGATCTCTAGGGCATATCTGGTCGACACCAAAGGCGGTGGCCACTGCCACGTGTACTCCTCTGGTTGGTCCTTTGACGTCATTTTTTTTTGCACCAACACCCTTTAAATATCCTTATTTTGCGAACCATGCCCCTGCTGGTCCTTCCTCCCCCCGGAAAGCTTCCACGCATGACATGACGCAAGCACTGGTTTTCTTTTGGAATTGTTTGAATTGTTTTGGatggagaaaaaaaagaagaggaggAGCAGGGGAGGGATCGGGTCGGTTGAACATGCACCTTGCGTTGGTTCTCTCTATTCCCTTGCTGCTGCGGCCATTGCAAAGCTTGGGCGGACCACAGGCATTGTTGGCACACAAAAATTCATCTaattaaattaattaattgagaTTGACATCATGATTGTACGATAATGTCTTAGGCTGAATTTAGCACCGTCTAACCCAGCCTAAGGCATCACCGCACAATAGATGGTAAATTGTACTGAAAGAAAATCTGGCACAATTCAGCCCAAGGCATCATCGCTCAAGGCAGGAAATTTTATATGAATTGTACTAGAATTTTATAATGTAGAATTTTTATGAATTGAACTGGAATTGAAAGAAATCATTTTATGTACACACAAAATATATAGAAaaggggggggggagggggagtCCAGCATTCTGAATAGAGGCTTAAGTTTGAACACTGCAGTAGATGTAGTACTTAAATGATCTTTTAGCGAGcggggtttaggatagataagggcactcccaatgctagaaactatatgtagtttttacacctattaatttttatagacactatatatagaaactatggtcctaatggatagtttctataaaatatttttttatccaatcacattcattctctctccattcttagccaatcatatcacttcatgtcttggattttgtgtagacatggtttcttaacttagacccagtttctataatttttgttctctctctttaataactctcttgccacatcagcaaaatgcttaggtggcactgtaattaatatatatagaaaccacgatggtttctgcattgggagtgctgtAAACATGGTAGTTCTGAATCTGCGATCTCCGGTGGACAAGCTGGACACATGGAATGAGACAGAGGGGAAACAGTATATAACCAGCAACCCAGGGAAGAAGATTCCGTAGCGGTTATGTTTAATCAGAATGTGTTAATTATGGTCCTAGTTAATGACCTAGGATGCTGAGGGCTTACTGTAGGCATATGCATAGTCTCAAGTGGTGAACACTGAACAGATGAAGCAAGCCGCTCCAAAGTTTTTCTTTGCTTCAAGTCATGGCGTGACAGGGTCAAGTCCTCCGTTCTGATCGGTGATCGATCCAGTGTGCACGTGGCCAGCTAATACTGTCCAAGCACGGACCAGTTGCTTGTATATATGGGTACTGCTTGGAGCGGTAGTATCTTGCGTCGTCATTGTACGATGCACCTGCAGCTATCGCTGTATGAATACACAgcccctttttttttgaaaaaagaacaaaaaataaataaaaagaacagATCCACAGGTCAAATAGCAGAACCAAAGTTTTTGATCGCGGGCTATTTAATTTCGCGCGAGGCTATTCTAGACGCTATTTGCGCTATCGCGCacgctatagcggcgctataaCCTCGCTATAGCGTCTGCAATTAGTAGTAGCGGCTGCTGTCGCACGacgctatagcggcgctatagccgCGCTATTGCGCGCTATTTAAATACAAACTGGAAAAATATAAAAGTAATGCTCAACTGCAGCATAACTAGTTAACCATAGAAGTAGAACAGAACCTACAGTAGTCATAAGTTTATAACGGCACAACAACCACTAAGTGCATACGCATAAGTGCATAACATAACAATTAACAATTTAATTTGAACTTAGCATAACAGCCAAGAAGTGCAAACTGATAGTTGAATGAATCAAAAGACCAAATCAACAAAAAGTACTGGACATCAACTCAGCAAGTGATACTATGGACCTTAGTCACTTTGGGCTTCAGAATCTGAACTTGGAAAGGATGGGGATGGCATATCATTGTCGTCTTCTCCATCAGAAGATGCAACACTGATATCTTCATCATCCGTAGCAGTAGGGATATGGATAAAcctcttccttttttttgttcctTTGACCTCCCCTCCTTGTTTCTTCTCTTTGAGATGCAGCTGCAGTTTCTCCCTCTTGATCATGATCTACTTCTGTTGGCTCAATGTCAGTGATCCACTCATTGTCTTCATCTTCTAATGCATCAACCATATGCACCTCAAGGGGATCCTTATCCTTGTTGTCCTTCTTTTGCTTTAATTTTGAGTTGAACTTGATGTATACAAGGTCCCTCATTCTGTCATGAAGCAGcctatttcttttctttgtgtGGACCTACATAGAGTTCATtgtatatttattatttaataagTGCTTAAGCTGAATGCCTAAATCAGTTTCTCACTTCTCAGGTTTGGTGCAAAGAATGAAAGATTCTTACTTGTTCAAAAAAACTCCAACATCTTTCACAAGCTGATGAACTGCATGTCAAAGAGAGAATTCTGGCAGCTAACTTTCTCAAGTTTGGTGCACTACTTCCATGGTTCAGCCACCACTTAGCTACATACAAGTGAAAAGAGAAGGCAATTTTAATTCTAATAGTAATATACTAATATTGTATATACCAAGACAGTGAGCCAATTTAAATTCTAAATTTCTAATATTAGACAGAGACACAGAGTGCAAGTTTCATACCTGGATCAAAATGAATGTTTTTGCACTGCCTTTTGGCAATTTCTTTGCCAAATGATCCCTCTGCATCCTGAAACTTTTGAAGCTCTTCAATAATTTTGTCCTGAGTGTCGGCATCTCTCACAAGCTTTGTGAtgcaagttattacaccatccctAAATGACTCATTATCCTCTATTTCAACCTTATTTTGATAATAGTAAAAAGGATTCAAATAGTATCCAGCCCTATGCAAAGGTGTCTTCATCTTACTATCCCACCTTTTGTCAATGAAATGAAAAACTTCCTCATATTTCTTCCTGTCAACGTTGAATCTCCTAGCAATCTCATTCTTAGCCTCTACTAGATAGCCATACAAGAACCCCATTGATGGCACATCACTGTCCATTCTCCTCAACACAGTAGCTAGTGGCTCAAAGTAATTAACAGCAGCCTCAACTCCTCTCCAGAAACTATCAGAGGTTACAATCTTGTGTGCTTTCTTCCCTTTGACACTCTTTAGGTACCCTAACTCATTGAGTTCATCTTCCCTAAATAGCCTCAGAATTTGCTTCTTGTTTTCCAACAAGCTTTTCAAGTTGAGATAAGCTGTAGCAAACCTTGTTACCCCACACCTCACCAAATCTCTAGAAAGGTACTTCCTCATTAGGTCCAAAACTCTAGTATGGGCATATAGGAAAACAGTCAGGCACTTTGCTTTGCTAATTGTTGCTGCAACTTTTGGCAACTTTCCTATATCTTCTAGCATGAGGTCTATAGTATGGGCAGCACAACCAGTCCAGAAAATAGATGGGTGCTTTGCTTTCAACAGACTTGCAGCAGCCTCATTTGCCCTTGCATTGTCAGTCACAACTTGGACTACATTTTGCACCCCTATTTCCTCAATACATCTATCAACCAGGTCAAAGATGTATCTGCCATCTTTCTTCTCAGCTGAGCAATCCACTGAATCAAGAAAATAAATACCATATGCACTATGAACTACCAAGTTCATCACACCTCTACCTCTCTTGTCTGTCCAAGCATCTGTCATAATTGAGCAACCATGTAGCTCCCAAGATTCTTGATGAGACTTCAATGACTCATGtactttccttttccttttctgtAAGAATTTCCCACTCATCTCATATGGAGTTGGGCCTCTCAAATTTCTGCCAAAATCTCCTATAGCCTCAAGCATAAGATCAAAGCTAGGCAATGAAACAGTGTTGTGTGGGATCCCTGCTTCATAAAAAAATTGGCAAATGTACTCACATGCCCTGtccctcttctcctctcttttttCAGTAGACAGCTTGGACTGAACCTTATTTTCAACACCAGATTTCCCCTTCCTTGCAGCAACTATTTCTTCTGGTGTAAGTTTACAGAACTTGTCCATAGGACCACCTGAAGATGTTCCTTTGCTGCTCACCTTCTTCAGCACAATCACTGAATTGCCTTCTCCATCACTTTGTTCCTCTCCTTCAGAATGACTCAGATCAACTTCAGCTCTGTCATCTTCTTTGTcctgttttttcttttgcttgATGTCCAACTTCTTTGACAGCAACTGAACCATGGAACTTTGCACATCAGATGGGACTTTATTGCACTTTGCAACACCAAAACCAGGAACTTTGCCAAGGTGATACTTGATTCTAGTAATGCCAccattatagatgttgttacaatAGTTACACTTCAGAGAATTCTTCTTGTTCACATCAGGCATTGTGCAGTGCTTCCAGGCTGGGTCAGTTGGCTCAGCCACAACATCATTTACTTGGTTGGCTGTAGATGCAGTGCTAGATAAGCCTACAAAGTGGACATAATTAACAAGTTTATTAGAATTTCAGAACAAAATTATCACTACTGCTGGTCTACTACTAAAATTAAACAGTTAATTAGAAGTTCAGAACAAAATTATCACTACTGCACTGCTGCATTAATCGATTaatcaaaattcaaaacaatCACTGCTGCAGTGCATTAATCAGTTAATTAGAACTACAAATGACAGGGCAGGGGTGAAGGAAATAAAATGACAATTCAAATTCACATATCACAAGTCAGATTTCATAAAGAAAAAACAGGGACGAAGAACAGGGCAGGGTGAAGGAAATCAAATTAACTAGTGTTGGCGCACTGCCAGGAGGGGTTTGCACTGGATCTGGATCAGTAGCCATTGTTGGGTGACTACGCTGCAAGACGCCTCCGCTGCCCAGCCGTCAACGCCGGAGCTTTCCACCGTAGCGTCGCCTGCCGCCGTAGCCCCGCCTGCCGCCGTGCCACTGTCTGCCGCTGTGCCACTGCCTGCCGTCGTCGCCCAGCAAACGATGTCGCCCAGCACCCACTGTTGCCCAGCACTCGCCGTCGCCCAGGATGCGGCCGCCGTCGACGAGGAGGTCGGGTCGAGTGAACTGGCGATAGGCTAGGTTTCCTTCACTGTGGCCTCACGTATGTGACCCTGTTTTGGGCCCTTAGTGGGCTAAATTAGGATGGGCCGAGGTTTTTGTTTGGACAGTCTTTAAAATAGGTTTAGCGGCGGATTAGCGGCGCTACAGCGCTAAATGCATTTAGCGGTGGGATAGCGCGCGATAGCGAGGATAGCGTGAATAGCGCACTAAGGGACAATATCGTTGCGTGACTTCGTCTGGGGCGCTATAATGGCGCTTTAGCGTTAAAATAGCGCGCTATTTAAAACCTTGAGCAGAACATATGGATCGCCGCTGCACATCCTGTCACGGTCAAACAAACACGCAGAAACTAGGAAATGCTTGCATGGAACACGTAGAAAGTCAGACAACAACATGCTTCCGGCATTGCTAGCAAGCAATTTGAGAAGGTTACGTCCGGCAGTACGTACGTACAACGGTACAAGTACTTGCCGTCCGTGGAATATTATTAGTTCTCATGCCATGGTAGCCGAAGTGCTGAATACGGCATTGCTGCCAAGTAATTTCAGAAGGTTGATTCCAGTTTCTCGTTTCCGAAAATAATGTGAGAGGCGATTAAGAACTAGTACAATATAATATGCATTATTAGTTAGATTATTAATATTAATGGGACATAGCTTAGGCAGTGAGCAAATAAGTAGTTCTCCTCCCTTTCTCCACCGAAAGATATGATTTTCATTTTTCGATAAGTCAAAtaatttaaagtttgactaaatttatataaaaacaataacatttataatatattttcaaaaaaaacatTTATAATACAAAATAAGTATTCACTATAAATGTTATTTTCTTAGTAGACCTAGTTGAAACATTTTTAAGTACCattaaattaattatttttgaaaTGAGATCCGGTTATCCAGCGTTGTATTAATAAAAGGATCAGAGTTCATAATATAATGCGCAAGAAGCGCACTTCCTACAGTAGACCGCTAACAGGGATTAGAAATACAAAAGGTAATTACTCACTAAATTATTTGCAACTGCTAGAGGTCTCTCAAGACCCGTCCTCCCGCACTAGTCCACAAGGAGCATTCATCTCTGAACACTCTGGAGACACACCAGCCCAACATTATCAACCCTCTTGAACTCGGCTGATGCTGACCAACAAAGATACATTGGAACTACGTCTTCTTCTGGATCGACTGCTTGCACATCAAGAGGCCTCCATCTCCACTGCTCCTGATTCTGCTGCTATTGATGCCAGCACCTTGGAGAGCTCCTTGTTGTCCAGCCGGGTTAGCTGCCTTGATGTGATCACCTGCACTGTCTGTGATAGCATAGTTTGAAAACCTAGTTGAATTTGATCTAGTTGTaaattaattatgaaatattATTTTCTTAGTAGACCTAGTTGaagacataaatattaataatattcaCTATAAATTTCATCAAAGTTAAACTAGCTTGACTTACACAAATCCCTTcatagttgttttttttttaatgaatGGAAGGGATACTTGGTATCGCTAGCATACTATATTACGGGGACAATATATGGCCGAGAGGATTTGCTTTGCTTTCTCCAAACAAGCTCTTAgttcactaaggccttgtttagatgctcctaaaaatccgaaattttacaagattctctatcacatcgaatcttacggcatatgtatggaacattaaatataaataaaaatataactaattgtatagtttatctgtaagtcacgagataaatcttttaagcctagttactttataattgaacaatgtttatcaaataaaaatgaaagtgttacggtgtcaaaatccaaaaaaaatttggatctaaacaaggcctaagtctaGATTGGTACCGAGTGATCAGGTAATTAATTGCACATCATCGAGAGAACCGAGAGTTCCAGCCCCTCAAATTAACCGATCCCTCACATGATACTCTTCTTTTTATTTGTGTgggagtatatatatactatatgtCGGAGAAAAACTCGTACAATGAAACCTCTAACTCTCTAACTTTTGGCCATTAGCTTATATACTGCCTGCAtcctaaaaaaataattataagtTTAGTCAGAGTCAAACTAGTTAAGTTTAGTTGAACTTATAGAAAATAGTATACACATTTAAGACTCGAAATAactatataataaaaatatattccatAACAAATTTAATGATTTTATATTGTACGATAAGTATTAACGTCTTGCACTTAATTTAAGATAGTTTGACTGAGCACTATTCAAGAACTTCATCTATTAGGACAGAATATTTGGTTGAGCATACAATAGGTTACAGTACGAAAACATGTCATAATTTAGCAATTTACCTTTTCATTTTATGTAAATATCGGCAGAATTTGTACACTAGAGAGTAGAGACCGTATTGAAGCCCATACTAGGGTATAGTCCTATAGACACCTTTTCTGAACTAGTAGATGACAGCAAATTTATATAGAACCAGACTCCTTTCTCCACACATACACAAAAAAAAACTTCATATGAAATGTAATGTTGTATTTTTTTTACctactttttttttctgcaCACGCATTGCTGATAAATCGACTTTATTTTCTACAACGTAGAAGCCGCTTTCAAGGAAAAAGCGCTTAGCCCTCGACAAAACACTATGGATGGATGGAGTAACGACGTTGCTTTTGATATGGCAGCTGCTGTCGTCCGCATATTCCAAAGAGCCAGGAGAACAATCCCATTAGCTTCATGGCTCTGTCTTCGACAACGACAGCTTTGAATTGatatgataaaaatataaacagagAATTTATTTGTTCTCCCAGCCCAAATAAACCACCACCACACACACAACAAGAGCAGCAGTAGCAAAATtccacacaaaaaaaaatactattattGCACTGCACGAGAGATTTGCGCGATTCATCGAGGGCCACTAAAATGATTTGCCTCGTGCGtgcatgcaaaatatttaatgttttatttatttttatttttatttcggAGCAAGAGTGAGCAGCTGCAGGAAGTTCAGTGAGGAGAGAGGCCTAGCTTTTGTTTGGTGCATTGCGCTTTGCCAAAGCATAAAAGGAAAGATGCTTGCGTCATCCGCCGACTCCAAGTATATATCCACGGGCCTTTGTCATGCTGGAATTTACCCACCTGATTTGAGTTTTCAAACCATATTGCACTGTTTTTT encodes:
- the LOC8081164 gene encoding uncharacterized protein LOC8081164, yielding MATDPDPVQTPPGSLSSTASTANQVNDVVAEPTDPAWKHCTMPDVNKKNSLKCNYCNNIYNGGITRIKYHLGKVPGFGVAKCNKVPSDVQSSMVQLLSKKLDIKQKKKQDKEDDRAEVDLSHSEGEEQSDGEGNSVIVLKKVSSKGTSSGGPMDKFCKLTPEEIVAARKGKSGVENKVQSKLSTEKREEKRDRACEYICQFFYEAGIPHNTVSLPSFDLMLEAIGDFGRNLRGPTPYEMSGKFLQKRKRKVHESLKSHQESWELHGCSIMTDAWTDKRGRGVMNLVVHSAYGIYFLDSVDCSAEKKDGRYIFDLVDRCIEEIGVQNVVQVVTDNARANEAAASLLKAKHPSIFWTGCAAHTIDLMLEDIGKLPKVAATISKAKCLTVFLYAHTRVLDLMRKYLSRDLVRCGVTRFATAYLNLKSLLENKKQILRLFREDELNELGYLKSVKGKKAHKIVTSDSFWRGVEAAVNYFEPLATVLRRMDSDVPSMGFLYGYLVEAKNEIARRFNVDRKKYEEVFHFIDKRWDSKMKTPLHRAGYYLNPFYYYQNKVEIEDNESFRDGVITCITKLVRDADTQDKIIEELQKFQDAEGSFGKEIAKRQCKNIHFDPAKWWLNHGSSAPNLRKLAARILSLTCSSSACERCWSFFEQVHTKKRNRLLHDRMRDLVYIKFNSKLKQKKDNKDKDPLEVHMVDALEDEDNEWITDIEPTEVDHDQEGETAAASQREETRRGGQRNKKKEEVYPYPYCYG